The proteins below come from a single Cyanobacteria bacterium QS_8_64_29 genomic window:
- a CDS encoding glycoside hydrolase, translating into MVSPAQSPPSQAANAPYRGIVVSHTHWDRAWYLPFQAFRLRLVRTVDRLIELLERDEHFRAFTLDGQTVLLEDYLEIRPERQERLRALTQSGRLALGPWYVLPDLFLVSGEAIVRNLQLGREQGEAFGNYTPVGYVPDPFGHCAQLPQLLRSFGIDSYIFMRGLDAQTKKTHGAVFDWQAPDGSEVLAVYQREGYFPVAALGHPHVIGRFEGREPDGGLARERLQAAVSSLGALQQERTLLLGNGFDHMPAQPELPELLAQLEGELEEVQLEHGTLPEFVAALQAEQQPHHRYRGDLLGNADHPILSSVYSTRLYLKQQNHGAQAWLARYAEPLSAWLEACGRGEDTRPFLRYAWRLLLRNHPHDDICGCSADAVHRDNEARFRQVDQIAEAITTEGLEHLVQAGFEAAADPSGHGTEVWAFNPHPWPQAYRLEARLHLPHPYGEGGEPLPQRSLLGCDAGGREVPVAVRRSEPNAVRSRFLQTTWARQYDVAFELTLPPLGYQLVRIREGGEPEAAPERVPLALENEHYRAEVADGGLTLTEKATGVRFESVLRLEYQLDAGDTYTFGPVPNWGPWWAELAVAERHPERREALRLHYRLQVPAGYDRARGPYGEATLLVTADVSLDPSRALAIELRYDNTARNGRLRAVLPVGFAARHALADGHFRLAPRTKPHLRTPESDPERYGTYPGELDYPTHHQGDFVLLEGEAYRVWIANRGLPEYELLEPEGDTAVAVTLHRAVDYLSVSGGRIRPCQAGPSVPTPEAQCQRPIRAELAYGLGALSRTAIARCAYAFAHPGWAQELPDLPYAHGRAELPRQASLLSINNPAVVLSALKPGREAGTRALRLYNLTGEPQPAQLELGLPAERWCPAKLWEAWDEGAAQAIEDGAIAVTLAPHQIRTLLLR; encoded by the coding sequence ATGGTTTCGCCCGCGCAATCCCCACCGAGCCAGGCTGCCAACGCGCCCTACCGCGGCATTGTGGTCTCGCACACGCACTGGGATCGGGCCTGGTACCTGCCCTTTCAGGCCTTTCGCTTGCGGCTCGTTCGCACCGTCGATCGCTTGATCGAGCTGCTCGAGCGCGACGAGCACTTTCGTGCTTTTACGCTAGATGGGCAAACCGTGCTGCTAGAGGACTACCTCGAGATTCGGCCCGAGCGGCAGGAGCGGCTGCGCGCCCTAACGCAATCGGGGCGCTTGGCCCTGGGGCCGTGGTACGTCCTGCCGGATCTGTTTTTAGTCAGCGGCGAAGCGATCGTGCGCAACTTGCAGCTGGGGCGCGAGCAGGGGGAGGCGTTTGGCAACTACACGCCGGTGGGCTACGTGCCCGATCCCTTCGGTCACTGTGCCCAGCTGCCCCAGCTCCTGCGCAGCTTTGGGATCGATAGCTACATTTTTATGCGCGGGCTGGATGCCCAGACCAAAAAGACCCACGGCGCCGTCTTCGACTGGCAAGCGCCGGATGGGTCCGAGGTGCTGGCGGTCTACCAGCGCGAGGGCTACTTTCCGGTAGCGGCACTGGGCCATCCCCACGTTATCGGCCGCTTTGAAGGCCGCGAGCCGGATGGGGGGCTAGCCCGGGAGCGCCTTCAGGCAGCAGTGTCCTCGCTGGGCGCGCTCCAGCAGGAGCGCACGCTGCTGCTGGGCAACGGTTTCGATCACATGCCCGCTCAGCCCGAGCTGCCCGAGCTGCTGGCCCAACTAGAGGGGGAACTAGAAGAAGTCCAGCTCGAGCACGGCACGCTGCCCGAGTTCGTGGCTGCCCTCCAAGCCGAGCAGCAGCCGCACCACCGCTATCGAGGCGATCTGCTCGGCAACGCCGACCACCCCATCCTTTCCAGCGTTTACTCGACTCGGCTCTATCTCAAGCAGCAAAACCACGGCGCGCAAGCATGGTTGGCGCGCTACGCCGAGCCGCTCAGCGCCTGGCTGGAGGCCTGCGGGCGCGGCGAAGACACCCGCCCGTTCCTGCGCTACGCCTGGCGCCTGCTGCTGCGCAATCACCCCCACGACGACATCTGCGGCTGCAGCGCGGATGCCGTGCATCGGGACAACGAAGCCCGCTTTCGGCAGGTGGACCAGATTGCCGAGGCGATCACGACCGAGGGCTTGGAGCACCTGGTGCAAGCGGGCTTTGAAGCAGCGGCCGATCCCAGCGGCCACGGCACGGAGGTGTGGGCGTTCAACCCCCATCCGTGGCCGCAGGCGTACCGCCTGGAGGCCCGCCTTCACTTGCCACACCCGTATGGCGAAGGCGGCGAGCCCCTGCCGCAGCGATCGCTGCTGGGTTGCGATGCCGGGGGCCGCGAGGTCCCGGTTGCCGTCCGGCGCAGCGAGCCCAATGCCGTGCGCTCGCGCTTTCTGCAAACGACCTGGGCGCGGCAGTACGATGTTGCCTTCGAGCTCACCCTGCCACCGCTGGGGTACCAGCTAGTGCGCATCCGCGAAGGCGGCGAGCCCGAAGCCGCGCCCGAGCGAGTGCCGCTGGCGCTCGAGAACGAGCACTATCGCGCGGAAGTGGCCGACGGCGGGTTGACCTTGACGGAAAAGGCAACCGGCGTCCGGTTTGAGTCGGTGCTGCGCTTGGAGTACCAGCTCGATGCCGGCGATACCTATACCTTTGGCCCCGTCCCCAATTGGGGCCCGTGGTGGGCCGAGCTTGCCGTCGCCGAGCGGCATCCCGAGCGCCGCGAGGCGCTGCGCCTGCACTATCGGCTGCAAGTGCCGGCTGGCTACGATCGCGCGCGCGGTCCCTACGGCGAAGCAACGCTGCTCGTCACGGCCGATGTCTCGCTCGATCCGAGCCGCGCGCTGGCCATCGAGCTCCGCTACGACAACACGGCCCGCAACGGGCGCCTGCGCGCCGTGCTGCCGGTCGGTTTTGCCGCGCGCCACGCGCTGGCGGACGGCCACTTCCGCCTGGCGCCGCGCACCAAGCCGCACCTGCGCACCCCCGAGAGCGATCCCGAGCGCTACGGGACCTACCCCGGCGAGCTGGATTACCCCACGCACCATCAAGGCGATTTTGTCCTGCTCGAGGGCGAGGCCTATCGGGTCTGGATAGCCAACCGCGGACTGCCGGAGTACGAGTTGCTCGAGCCAGAGGGCGATACGGCCGTTGCCGTAACGCTGCACCGCGCTGTGGATTATCTGTCGGTGAGCGGCGGACGCATTCGCCCCTGTCAGGCCGGGCCATCCGTGCCCACCCCCGAGGCACAGTGCCAGCGGCCCATCCGGGCGGAGCTAGCCTATGGCCTAGGGGCGCTCTCGCGCACCGCGATCGCGCGCTGTGCCTACGCCTTCGCCCATCCCGGCTGGGCGCAAGAGCTACCCGATTTGCCCTACGCCCATGGCCGAGCCGAGCTGCCCCGCCAAGCCAGCTTGCTAAGCATCAACAATCCGGCTGTGGTCCTGTCGGCCCTCAAACCGGGGCGCGAGGCCGGCACGCGCGCGCTGCGCCTCTACAACCTCACCGGCGAGCCCCAACCGGCCCAGCTCGAGCTGGGGCTACCGGCCGAGCGGTGGTGTCCGGCAAAGCTGTGGGAGGCCTGGGACGAGGGCGCTGCCCAGGCAATCGAGGATGGCGCGATCGCCGTGACGCTCGCACCGCACCAAATCCGCACGTTGCTGCTGCGCTAG
- a CDS encoding tRNA (adenosine(37)-N6)-threonylcarbamoyltransferase complex ATPase subunit type 1 TsaE — MAERSLTVPDEGATQQLGERLGRVLEAGSVVLLRGDLGAGKTTLIRGIGAALGVREPIVSPTFTLINEYPQGRLPLYHLDLYRLQPAEVAELEPDRYWESTEVPPGIAAVEWAERLPERPPSYLEIWLTLASGEARWARLQAAGAIDERAIVQVASGL; from the coding sequence ATGGCCGAGCGATCGCTAACGGTACCCGATGAAGGCGCGACCCAGCAGCTAGGCGAGCGGCTGGGGCGCGTGCTAGAGGCTGGCAGCGTTGTATTGCTGCGCGGCGACTTGGGAGCGGGCAAAACCACCCTTATCCGCGGCATTGGGGCAGCGCTGGGCGTCCGCGAGCCCATCGTGAGCCCCACCTTTACCCTCATCAACGAATACCCGCAGGGCCGGCTGCCGCTCTATCACCTGGATCTGTACCGCCTGCAGCCTGCCGAGGTCGCCGAGCTCGAGCCGGACCGCTACTGGGAGAGCACGGAAGTGCCGCCCGGAATTGCTGCCGTTGAGTGGGCGGAGCGGTTGCCCGAGCGTCCGCCTAGCTACCTCGAGATCTGGCTGACGCTGGCCTCGGGCGAGGCGCGCTGGGCGCGGTTGCAGGCAGCAGGCGCGATTGACGAGCGTGCCATCGTGCAAGTTGCCAGCGGGCTATAG
- a CDS encoding crossover junction endodeoxyribonuclease RuvC translates to MSERILGLDPGLAILGFGAIEMPTAQRATPAARLLDFGIIETPARTAMGQRLATVYDDLHALLQEMQPDRVAIEKLFFYRMSTTITVAQARGVLLLVLAQHNIPHIELTPAQVKQALTGHGNADKTEVQQAVARELNLGQIPRPDDAADALAVALTACLQARS, encoded by the coding sequence ATGTCCGAGCGGATTTTAGGACTCGATCCCGGCCTGGCCATTTTGGGCTTTGGCGCCATTGAGATGCCGACGGCGCAGCGGGCGACTCCAGCGGCGCGACTGCTGGATTTTGGCATTATCGAGACCCCAGCCCGAACGGCCATGGGCCAACGCCTGGCCACGGTGTACGACGACTTGCATGCGCTGCTGCAGGAGATGCAGCCCGATCGGGTCGCAATCGAAAAACTGTTTTTCTATCGCATGAGCACCACCATTACCGTCGCTCAAGCGCGCGGGGTACTCCTGCTAGTGCTGGCCCAGCACAACATTCCGCACATCGAGCTCACGCCCGCCCAGGTCAAGCAGGCGCTCACGGGCCACGGCAACGCCGATAAAACCGAGGTGCAGCAGGCCGTGGCGCGCGAGCTCAATTTGGGCCAAATCCCGCGACCGGACGATGCCGCCGATGCCCTCGCTGTTGCGCTTACCGCATGCTTGCAAGCACGTTCGTGA
- a CDS encoding glutathione S-transferase has protein sequence MPNQTDRARSRPQLLTIPVSHFCEKTRWALDWVGLAYEERPHVPLFHRLATRASGGTSVPVLVAAEGSLTDSRDILHYLDARASSERALYPRDPERAREVAALEAWFDRELGPAARRWAYYYQLGDHATLRQAWCMGTPRWERVGFELGFPLMCELVRRAYRPTPAGASAARDCIQSTFETVGERLNGSGPYLGGETPSAADLTFAALAAPVLLPECHPVMPPLSDRLPAAMATAVRQWRATPAGQFALNLYRYQRGWC, from the coding sequence ATGCCGAATCAAACTGATCGCGCTCGATCGCGCCCGCAACTGCTCACCATTCCGGTGAGCCATTTTTGCGAGAAAACCCGCTGGGCGCTGGATTGGGTGGGACTCGCTTACGAGGAGCGGCCGCACGTTCCGCTATTCCACCGCCTGGCAACGCGCGCAAGCGGCGGCACGAGCGTTCCGGTACTGGTTGCTGCGGAAGGGAGCCTCACCGACTCGCGCGACATCCTCCACTATCTGGATGCCAGGGCCAGCAGCGAGCGAGCGCTTTACCCGCGCGATCCCGAACGGGCCCGCGAGGTGGCAGCACTCGAAGCCTGGTTCGATCGCGAGCTGGGCCCGGCAGCGCGCCGCTGGGCATATTACTACCAATTGGGCGATCACGCCACCTTGCGGCAGGCGTGGTGCATGGGGACACCGCGCTGGGAGCGCGTTGGCTTTGAGTTAGGATTCCCGCTCATGTGCGAGCTCGTCCGCCGGGCCTATCGGCCCACGCCAGCCGGCGCGAGCGCGGCCCGCGATTGCATCCAATCGACGTTCGAAACGGTCGGCGAGCGCCTCAACGGCAGCGGTCCCTACCTGGGCGGTGAGACCCCATCGGCAGCCGATCTCACCTTTGCCGCCCTCGCGGCACCCGTCCTGCTGCCCGAGTGCCATCCCGTGATGCCACCGCTATCCGATCGGCTGCCTGCGGCAATGGCAACTGCCGTCCGGCAGTGGCGGGCCACCCCAGCCGGTCAGTTCGCGCTCAACCTGTACCGCTACCAGCGAGGGTGGTGCTAG
- the purH gene encoding bifunctional phosphoribosylaminoimidazolecarboxamide formyltransferase/inosine monophosphate cyclohydrolase (involved in de novo purine biosynthesis), which translates to MQRLALLSVSDKTGIVELARALANEFGFELVASGGTARTLEQAGLTVTLVSAHTGAAEILNGRVKTLHPAIHGGILARRDDPQDRQELETHGIRPIDLVAVNLYPFERAIAQPGASEEQAIEYIDIGGPTLLRAAAKNHAHLTVLCEPERYGAYLQELRATAGSPSHAFRRARAAEAFAQTAAYDRAIAAYFQQQAADGTALPTQWGWAGTQQQALRYGENPHQSAAWYRTGATQAGWAAATQLQGKALSYNNLVDLEAARGAIAEFARASEPAAVVVKHTNPCGIALGETLEQAYERAFNADSVSAFGGIVALNRAIDVATARQLTGTFLECVVAPGSEPAAREVLAQKSKLRVLLLPELDCGPSHTVKAIAGGFLAQSADAPGPNPGDWQAVTERAPSDSQWAEMAFAWRAVKHLKSNAIAITCNRVTLGMGAGQMNRVGAARLALEQAGDRAQGATLASDGFFPFDDTVRLAAEAGVEAIIQPGGSQRDRDAIQAADEGGLAMVLTGVRHFLH; encoded by the coding sequence ATGCAACGCTTGGCCCTACTGAGCGTCTCCGACAAAACCGGCATCGTCGAGCTGGCCCGCGCCCTGGCCAATGAGTTTGGCTTCGAGCTGGTGGCCAGCGGCGGAACGGCCCGCACCCTAGAGCAAGCCGGCCTAACCGTGACCCTAGTATCGGCGCATACCGGCGCCGCCGAAATCCTCAACGGGCGGGTCAAAACGCTCCATCCGGCCATTCACGGCGGCATTCTGGCGCGCCGCGACGATCCCCAGGACCGGCAAGAGCTAGAGACCCACGGCATTCGCCCCATCGATCTGGTTGCGGTCAACTTGTATCCGTTCGAGCGCGCGATCGCCCAACCGGGGGCCAGTGAGGAGCAGGCCATCGAGTACATCGACATTGGCGGCCCCACGCTGTTGCGCGCTGCGGCCAAAAACCATGCCCACCTCACGGTTTTGTGCGAGCCCGAGCGCTACGGCGCGTACTTGCAGGAGCTGCGCGCAACGGCCGGCAGCCCCTCGCATGCGTTTCGGCGCGCCCGAGCGGCCGAGGCCTTTGCTCAAACGGCCGCCTACGATCGCGCCATTGCGGCTTACTTCCAACAGCAGGCGGCGGATGGGACGGCCTTGCCGACCCAGTGGGGGTGGGCCGGAACGCAGCAACAAGCCCTGCGCTATGGAGAGAACCCGCACCAGTCGGCCGCTTGGTACCGCACGGGCGCAACGCAGGCGGGCTGGGCGGCTGCCACGCAGTTGCAGGGCAAGGCCCTGAGCTACAACAACTTGGTCGATCTGGAAGCCGCGCGCGGCGCCATCGCCGAATTCGCGCGCGCTAGCGAACCAGCCGCGGTGGTAGTCAAGCACACTAACCCCTGCGGCATCGCCTTGGGCGAGACCCTAGAGCAGGCCTACGAGCGCGCCTTCAATGCCGATTCGGTTTCGGCCTTTGGCGGCATTGTGGCGCTCAATCGCGCCATTGACGTTGCCACTGCCCGGCAGCTGACCGGCACGTTCCTCGAGTGCGTGGTGGCCCCCGGCTCCGAGCCGGCAGCCCGCGAGGTGCTGGCGCAAAAGTCCAAGCTGCGGGTGCTACTGCTGCCCGAGCTGGACTGCGGCCCGAGCCATACGGTCAAGGCCATTGCAGGGGGCTTTCTGGCCCAATCCGCCGATGCCCCCGGCCCCAACCCGGGCGATTGGCAGGCCGTTACCGAGCGCGCCCCGAGCGACAGCCAGTGGGCTGAGATGGCCTTTGCCTGGCGCGCGGTCAAGCACCTCAAATCCAACGCCATTGCCATTACCTGCAACCGGGTCACGCTGGGGATGGGCGCAGGCCAGATGAACCGCGTGGGCGCGGCCCGCCTCGCCCTGGAACAAGCCGGTGATCGCGCCCAGGGCGCAACCCTGGCCAGCGATGGCTTTTTCCCCTTCGACGATACGGTCCGGCTGGCGGCCGAAGCCGGGGTGGAGGCCATCATTCAACCGGGCGGCTCGCAACGCGATCGCGACGCCATTCAAGCGGCGGATGAGGGCGGTCTGGCCATGGTGCTAACGGGCGTGCGCCACTTTTTGCACTAG
- a CDS encoding FAD-dependent oxidoreductase, whose translation MRTTEAILSQLPGDILGGLRRTDRQWQALREGTLAVPQPISERQTRLGQHDCDVAVAGGTLGILVAAALQQRGWQVAVLERGLLRGREQEWNISREEVQALVELGLLEPSELEAAIATEYNPARVTFRGGPELWVENVLNIGIDPVVLIATLKRKFVATGGWLLENAPFGGATIHPDGACVEAGGQQLNARLLVDAMGHFSPIARQARNGAKPDGACVVVGGCARGFPNNATGDLLASFTPLQNQCQYFWEAFPAKDGRTTYLFSYLDAHPQRPSLEFFLDEYFRLLPQYQQVALEQLQFQRVLFGVFPAYRQSPLRVPWDRVLPVGDSSGMQSPLSFGGFGAAIRHLKRLSCGIDEALQADALGQRDLALLQPYQPNIAVTWLFQRAMRAGIDQQLPPDRVNALLNGVFGAMAELGEDVLRPFLQDVIQFGALTQALARTTVTRPALIPPVVSQVGLQPLLAWLRDYANLGLYSSLSPLGRSLAPLAERLPPGQRYAYRRWLEAWQYGAGRDYGAT comes from the coding sequence ATGCGCACCACCGAAGCGATCCTGTCGCAGCTGCCGGGGGACATCCTGGGTGGGCTGCGCCGCACCGACCGCCAGTGGCAAGCCCTGCGCGAGGGCACGCTGGCAGTTCCCCAACCCATTAGCGAGCGCCAGACCCGGCTGGGACAGCACGATTGCGATGTTGCCGTTGCGGGCGGCACCTTGGGCATTCTGGTGGCCGCTGCGCTGCAGCAGCGCGGCTGGCAAGTTGCGGTGCTCGAGCGCGGCCTCTTGCGCGGCCGGGAGCAAGAGTGGAATATCTCGCGCGAGGAGGTGCAAGCGCTGGTCGAGCTGGGCCTGCTCGAGCCATCAGAACTCGAAGCCGCGATCGCCACCGAATACAACCCGGCCCGCGTCACCTTCCGCGGTGGCCCCGAGTTGTGGGTGGAGAACGTGCTCAACATCGGCATCGACCCGGTCGTTTTGATCGCCACCCTCAAGCGCAAGTTCGTTGCCACCGGCGGCTGGCTGCTGGAGAATGCGCCGTTTGGCGGGGCCACCATCCATCCCGACGGTGCCTGCGTGGAGGCAGGCGGGCAACAGCTCAACGCGCGGCTGCTGGTCGATGCCATGGGACACTTTTCCCCCATCGCCCGGCAAGCGCGCAACGGGGCCAAACCGGATGGGGCCTGCGTCGTTGTGGGCGGCTGCGCCCGCGGCTTCCCCAACAACGCAACCGGCGACCTGCTGGCCTCGTTCACGCCCCTCCAAAACCAGTGCCAGTACTTTTGGGAGGCGTTTCCGGCCAAAGACGGCCGCACGACTTACCTGTTTAGCTATCTGGACGCGCATCCGCAGCGCCCCAGCCTGGAATTTTTCTTGGACGAATACTTTCGCCTGCTGCCGCAGTACCAGCAGGTCGCGCTCGAGCAGCTGCAGTTCCAGCGCGTGCTGTTTGGCGTGTTTCCGGCCTATCGCCAGAGCCCGCTGCGGGTTCCCTGGGATCGGGTGCTGCCGGTGGGCGATAGCAGCGGCATGCAATCGCCGCTGAGCTTTGGCGGCTTCGGGGCAGCCATCCGCCACCTCAAGCGGCTGAGCTGTGGCATTGACGAGGCGCTGCAAGCCGATGCCCTCGGGCAGCGCGATTTGGCGCTGCTGCAACCCTACCAGCCCAACATTGCCGTCACGTGGCTGTTCCAGCGCGCGATGCGCGCCGGCATCGACCAGCAGCTGCCGCCCGATCGCGTCAATGCGCTGCTCAATGGGGTCTTTGGGGCCATGGCCGAGCTGGGCGAGGACGTGCTGCGGCCGTTTTTGCAGGACGTGATTCAGTTTGGGGCGCTCACCCAAGCGCTGGCGCGCACGACGGTAACGCGCCCGGCGCTCATCCCCCCGGTTGTGTCTCAGGTCGGCCTGCAGCCGCTGCTGGCGTGGCTGCGGGATTACGCCAACTTGGGACTCTACAGCAGCCTCTCCCCCCTGGGCCGGTCGCTGGCACCGCTGGCCGAGCGCTTGCCGCCGGGGCAACGCTATGCCTACCGCCGCTGGTTGGAGGCTTGGCAGTACGGCGCCGGCCGAGACTACGGGGCAACTTGA
- a CDS encoding 3-oxoacyl-ACP synthase (FabF, beta-Ketoacyl-ACP synthase II, KASII; catalyzes a condensation reaction in fatty acid biosynthesis: addition of an acyl acceptor of two carbons from malonyl-ACP; required for the elongation of short-chain unsaturated acyl-ACP.) yields the protein MEVAVTGMGLQSALGGLARAWQRLLAGQSGIARRQPFAALPPRPMGQIGERPARLAALAQEATAAALTDAALAAPRPDSGVALGSSRGHQGECEQLAQARAQGQAHELAHWPALLPNAAATAAAQQLGATGPVLAPMAACSSGLWAIAQGGELLQAQQCQLAIAGGMEASLTPLTLAGFERMGALATTGCYPFDRQREGLVPAEGGAALVLEPASAARARGTAPYGYLLGAGFSCDAYHPSHPRPGGGSAALAIEQCLARSRLAPADIDAIHAHGTGTPLNDWHEAELISTRFRDSVPVSATKGATGHALGGSGALSVAFSLLALQQQTLPPCVGLTDPAFALDCVTAARPARLRYLLCLNFGFGGQNAALVLAAAL from the coding sequence GTGGAGGTCGCCGTTACGGGGATGGGCTTGCAGAGCGCGCTCGGCGGGTTGGCGCGCGCCTGGCAGCGCTTGCTAGCCGGCCAAAGCGGGATTGCGCGGCGCCAACCCTTCGCTGCTTTGCCGCCGCGCCCCATGGGGCAAATCGGCGAGCGGCCGGCGCGCTTGGCGGCGCTCGCTCAAGAGGCAACCGCAGCCGCTCTCACCGATGCGGCGCTGGCGGCCCCACGCCCGGATAGCGGCGTCGCCTTGGGCTCCAGCCGCGGGCATCAGGGGGAGTGCGAGCAGCTCGCCCAAGCGCGAGCGCAGGGGCAGGCGCACGAGTTGGCGCACTGGCCGGCGCTGCTCCCCAATGCGGCCGCGACGGCCGCCGCGCAGCAGCTGGGAGCAACCGGCCCGGTGCTGGCGCCCATGGCCGCTTGCTCGAGCGGCCTCTGGGCGATCGCCCAGGGGGGCGAGCTCCTGCAAGCGCAGCAGTGCCAGCTGGCGATCGCGGGCGGGATGGAGGCCTCCCTGACGCCGCTAACCCTAGCCGGCTTCGAGCGCATGGGCGCTCTGGCAACGACCGGGTGCTATCCCTTCGACCGGCAGCGGGAGGGCTTGGTCCCAGCCGAAGGCGGCGCCGCGTTGGTGCTGGAGCCAGCCTCGGCCGCTCGAGCTCGCGGCACCGCACCCTACGGTTACCTGCTGGGCGCCGGGTTCAGCTGCGATGCGTACCATCCCAGCCATCCCCGCCCGGGGGGCGGCAGTGCTGCCCTCGCCATCGAGCAGTGCCTAGCGCGCAGCAGGCTGGCCCCAGCGGATATCGATGCCATTCACGCCCACGGCACGGGTACTCCCCTTAACGACTGGCACGAAGCCGAGCTCATCAGCACGCGGTTCCGCGATAGCGTTCCCGTCAGCGCGACCAAGGGGGCAACGGGCCACGCACTAGGCGGCTCGGGCGCCTTGAGCGTCGCTTTTAGCCTGCTTGCCCTGCAGCAGCAGACGCTACCACCCTGCGTGGGGCTAACCGATCCGGCCTTTGCACTCGATTGCGTCACGGCCGCACGGCCGGCCCGCTTGCGCTACTTGCTGTGCCTCAACTTTGGCTTTGGCGGGCAGAATGCGGCCCTTGTTCTGGCTGCGGCTCTTTAA
- a CDS encoding peptidylprolyl isomerase gives MCWAFATLAIALGGCERMEAPQIEAGERPAAMGGSQTEINALPQLDGEATVVLTVGGRSITIQVNGNKAPVTAGNFVDLVDRGFYEGLTFHRVVRDPRPLLVQGGEPPSQEAIRRHVPLELLPQGADGPIYGETFEQAGISAPPALPHERGTVSMARSQMPNSASSEFFIALADLPFLDGHYAAFGRVTEGMAAVEAIEPGDHIQSSEVVRGLERLQRP, from the coding sequence ATGTGTTGGGCTTTTGCCACCTTGGCCATCGCGTTGGGGGGGTGCGAGCGCATGGAGGCGCCCCAAATTGAGGCCGGCGAAAGACCGGCGGCAATGGGGGGCTCGCAAACGGAGATCAATGCGCTGCCCCAGCTCGATGGGGAAGCAACCGTGGTGCTGACCGTCGGCGGTCGGTCCATCACCATCCAGGTGAATGGCAACAAAGCGCCGGTCACGGCCGGGAACTTTGTCGATCTGGTCGATCGCGGTTTCTACGAGGGCTTGACCTTCCATCGGGTCGTGCGCGATCCCAGGCCGCTGCTGGTCCAGGGGGGCGAGCCTCCCAGTCAGGAGGCCATCCGGCGCCACGTTCCGCTTGAGCTGCTGCCCCAAGGCGCGGATGGCCCCATTTACGGCGAAACCTTCGAGCAAGCCGGCATCTCGGCCCCACCGGCGCTGCCCCACGAGCGCGGGACCGTCTCCATGGCACGCTCGCAAATGCCCAACTCGGCCTCCTCAGAGTTTTTCATTGCCTTGGCCGATCTGCCCTTTCTCGACGGTCACTACGCGGCCTTCGGTCGCGTCACCGAGGGGATGGCGGCTGTTGAGGCGATCGAGCCTGGCGATCACATTCAATCGAGCGAGGTCGTTCGGGGCTTGGAACGCTTGCAACGCCCGTAA
- a CDS encoding photosystem I assembly protein Ycf4 — protein MAAEAKAQQDRVLRQSVLGSRRLSNYVWAVVSSIGGVGFLLAGLSSYFKVNLVVVSDPTDLQFIPQGVALAFYGVAGSLVAAYLWLAVALDVGGGYNEFDKDSGSLKIFRWGFPGKNRRIEIEGSLDDVQSVRAEIKEGLNPKRALYLRLNERRDIPLTRVGEPLSLSELENQGAELARFLQVPLEGL, from the coding sequence ATGGCAGCAGAGGCTAAAGCGCAACAGGACCGGGTTCTGCGGCAGAGCGTTCTGGGCTCGCGGCGCTTGAGCAACTACGTGTGGGCTGTGGTCTCGAGCATTGGGGGCGTGGGGTTTTTATTAGCCGGGCTCTCCAGCTACTTTAAGGTAAACTTGGTCGTTGTCAGCGACCCCACTGACCTGCAATTTATCCCGCAGGGCGTTGCGCTGGCATTTTATGGGGTTGCCGGGAGCCTAGTGGCTGCTTACCTTTGGCTGGCAGTCGCGCTGGATGTAGGCGGTGGCTACAACGAGTTCGACAAAGACAGCGGCTCGCTCAAGATCTTTCGCTGGGGCTTCCCTGGCAAAAACCGCCGCATCGAGATCGAGGGTAGCCTCGATGACGTCCAGTCCGTACGTGCCGAGATTAAAGAAGGCCTCAACCCCAAGCGCGCGCTTTATCTTCGCCTCAACGAGAGGCGCGACATCCCCCTGACGCGGGTGGGTGAGCCGCTATCGCTATCGGAGTTGGAAAATCAAGGGGCAGAGCTGGCTCGGTTTTTGCAAGTCCCGCTCGAAGGGCTGTAG